The following are encoded together in the Vigna angularis cultivar LongXiaoDou No.4 chromosome 9, ASM1680809v1, whole genome shotgun sequence genome:
- the LOC108347269 gene encoding putative receptor protein kinase ZmPK1, with translation MLHSFSLSIENFKEEVIVSSPKPTFTAGFYAVGQNAFCFAVWYTHSPDTLVWIANRDQPVNGKRSTLSLLKSGNLVLTDAGHLQVWSTGTATSSRQVRLHLYDTGNLVLLEDSSDSAVLWQSFDFPTNTLLPNQPLSGSTNLVSSRSRSNHSSGFYRLFFDFENVLRLMYQGPRVSSVFWPYAWLQSNNFGNGNGRSTFNDSRIAVLDELGGVLSSDNYTYRTID, from the coding sequence ATGCTTCATTCCTTCTCTCTCTCCATAGAGAACTTCAAAGAAGAAGTCATAGTGTCATCACCCAAACCAACATTCACAGCAGGCTTTTACGCCGTCGGACAAAACGCTTTCTGCTTCGCAGTATGGTACACCCACTCACCCGACACCCTTGTTTGGATCGCCAACCGGGACCAACCGGTTAACGGAAAACGCTCCACGCTCTCCCTTCTCAAATCCGGTAACCTCGTACTCACCGACGCCGGTCACTTGCAAGTGTGGTCCACCGGCACCGCCACCTCATCCAGACAAGTCCGCTTACATTTGTACGACACCGGCAACCTCGTACTCCTCGAAGATTCCTCCGACAGCGCTGTTTTGTGGCAGAGCTTCGATTTCCCGACCAACACACTTCTTCCAAACCAGCCTCTGAGTGGGAGCACCAACCTCGTTTCCTCGAGAAGCCGGAGCAACCACTCCTCCGGTTTCTACAGGCTCTTCTTCGACTTCGAGAATGTTCTGCGGCTCATGTACCAGGGCCCTCGAGTTTCTAGCGTTTTCTGGCCCTACGCTTGGCTTCAGAGCAACAACTTCGGTAATGGCAACGGCAGATCCACTTTCAACGATAGCAGGATTGCTGTGCTTGATGAGTTGGGTGGCGTGCTTTCTTCCGACAACTACACTTACAGAACGATCGATTAG